Proteins from a single region of Candidatus Binatia bacterium:
- a CDS encoding arylsulfatase: MTRSLESLPARPAPSGSIAGPTIQESIYNPKPSPKLLPDDAPNILIILIDDAGPALPSTFGGDVTTKTMDRIVAQGITYNRFHTTAMCSPTRASILTGRNHHRVGNGQIAELANDWDGYSGRIPKSSALVAEVLKDYGYCTAAFGKWHNTPADETTAAGPFGDWPTERGFEHFYGFIAGEASQYEPNLARNTTVVGPPKTPEQGYHLSEDLADEAIRWLNTHRALSPDRPFFMYWASGAIHGPHHIFKEWTDKYKGKFDDGWDAYRERAFARAKEKGWIPQSAQLTPRDPTMASWESIPENEKPFQRRLMEVAAGYAEHVDVQAGRVVDEIERLGYGDNTLIFYIWGDNGSSAEGQNGTVSELLAQNAIPTTVEQHIAALKDVGGLDALGTPLADNMYHAGWAWAGSTPYKGTKLLASHFGGTRNPMAIRWPAKIKPDAAPRTQFHHCNDVVPTIYEILEITPPFEVNGVEQDPIDGVSFAYTFDDRNAKGRLVTQYFEIMGSRAIYHDGWMASAFGPRAPWVPGTPPGIEKWTPDNDVWELYNLDEDWSQANDLAQKMPKKVEQLKEIFIVEATKNKALPIGGGLYVPLLHPELRIAPPYTEWTFSGDTVRVPEFCAPALGNKPNVVTIDATIPANANGVLYKLGANSGGLTLYIDDGILCYEYNLFIIQRTKVRASEKLPPGKIRIEVDTKYAELRPAGPLDVTLRVNGTTVAQGRVPISAPLAFTANDCLDIGIALGSPVSLDYRGKAPFKFNGSIDTVHVQYITDKDGAKASAR; this comes from the coding sequence ATGACGCGATCGCTCGAGTCGCTACCGGCTCGCCCTGCGCCCTCTGGGAGCATCGCCGGTCCTACGATACAAGAATCGATATACAACCCGAAACCTTCGCCCAAGCTCCTGCCCGATGATGCGCCAAACATTCTCATTATCTTAATCGACGATGCCGGACCTGCACTTCCCTCAACGTTTGGTGGTGACGTTACAACTAAGACGATGGATCGAATCGTCGCCCAGGGTATCACGTACAATCGCTTCCATACGACCGCAATGTGTTCGCCGACGCGAGCATCGATACTGACCGGGCGCAATCATCACCGAGTTGGCAACGGTCAAATTGCCGAACTCGCGAACGACTGGGATGGTTATTCAGGTCGCATTCCTAAGAGCAGCGCTCTCGTTGCGGAGGTGTTGAAAGACTATGGGTACTGCACGGCCGCTTTCGGAAAGTGGCACAACACGCCTGCCGACGAAACGACAGCTGCCGGACCCTTCGGGGACTGGCCAACCGAAAGAGGATTCGAACACTTCTACGGCTTTATCGCCGGAGAGGCGTCGCAGTACGAACCGAACCTCGCGCGAAACACAACGGTTGTCGGTCCGCCGAAAACTCCCGAGCAGGGCTACCACCTGAGCGAGGACCTGGCCGACGAGGCAATCAGGTGGCTAAATACGCACCGCGCACTGAGCCCCGATCGACCGTTCTTCATGTACTGGGCGAGTGGCGCTATCCACGGTCCGCACCACATATTCAAGGAATGGACCGACAAATATAAGGGCAAATTCGACGACGGCTGGGACGCGTATCGCGAACGCGCTTTTGCACGCGCCAAGGAAAAAGGCTGGATTCCACAGAGCGCCCAGCTCACGCCGCGCGATCCAACAATGGCGTCGTGGGAGAGCATCCCGGAAAACGAAAAGCCGTTTCAACGACGACTCATGGAGGTTGCCGCCGGATATGCCGAGCACGTCGACGTCCAGGCTGGCCGTGTGGTAGATGAGATCGAACGGCTCGGCTACGGCGATAACACGCTGATCTTTTACATTTGGGGTGACAATGGTTCTTCAGCCGAAGGCCAAAACGGAACGGTCAGCGAGCTACTCGCACAGAACGCCATCCCGACGACCGTGGAGCAGCACATAGCAGCTCTCAAAGACGTTGGTGGGCTGGACGCGCTTGGGACGCCGTTGGCGGACAATATGTACCACGCTGGCTGGGCATGGGCGGGAAGTACTCCATACAAAGGAACAAAGCTCCTCGCTTCGCACTTCGGGGGGACACGCAATCCGATGGCTATACGGTGGCCGGCGAAGATCAAACCCGATGCCGCGCCGCGGACGCAGTTCCACCATTGTAACGATGTCGTACCGACCATCTACGAGATCCTCGAAATCACACCACCCTTCGAAGTCAATGGCGTTGAGCAGGATCCCATCGATGGCGTAAGCTTTGCGTACACCTTCGACGATCGAAATGCAAAGGGGCGCCTTGTCACCCAATATTTCGAGATCATGGGAAGCCGCGCCATCTACCACGATGGCTGGATGGCAAGCGCGTTCGGACCACGCGCCCCATGGGTCCCAGGCACGCCACCGGGTATCGAAAAGTGGACGCCGGATAACGACGTTTGGGAACTGTATAATCTTGACGAGGACTGGAGCCAGGCTAACGATCTTGCCCAGAAAATGCCCAAAAAAGTCGAGCAGCTCAAGGAGATATTTATCGTCGAAGCGACAAAAAACAAAGCTTTGCCGATCGGGGGCGGCCTTTACGTACCTCTTTTGCATCCGGAACTGCGCATCGCGCCGCCCTACACGGAATGGACTTTTTCTGGAGATACGGTTCGCGTTCCGGAATTCTGCGCTCCAGCACTCGGAAACAAGCCGAACGTCGTCACAATTGACGCCACGATTCCGGCTAATGCAAACGGTGTTTTGTACAAGCTGGGCGCGAACTCAGGAGGCCTCACGCTGTATATCGACGACGGCATCCTATGCTACGAATACAACTTATTCATCATCCAACGCACCAAGGTACGCGCATCGGAGAAGCTCCCGCCCGGAAAAATCCGGATCGAAGTTGACACAAAGTACGCGGAACTTCGACCTGCGGGCCCGCTCGATGTAACGTTGAGGGTCAACGGGACGACCGTTGCACAGGGTCGCGTACCAATCAGCGCCCCACTAGCATTCACCGCAAACGACTGCCTTGACATCGGAATCGCGTTGGGATCGCCAGTTTCACTCGACTATCGGGGAAAAGCCCCGTTTAAGTTCAATGGATCGATTGATACCGTTCACGTCCAATACATTACTGACAAGGATGGAGCCAAAGCCTCTGCGCGGTGA
- a CDS encoding choice-of-anchor tandem repeat GloVer-containing protein has translation MTVVPKYRYAVCSLLILTFAGCGANLTPESTIRGSLLNTVAHYPLRPPVQALPLAPASERVLHRFKDGSDGAYPYAGLLADREGALYGTTIRGGTSSAGTVFKLKPAGSGYTERVVYSFLGGSDGQEPFAGLIADNRGALYGTTQLGGSSDAGIVFKLSPAGKRYTESILYAFLGGSDGARPIARLLAGMGGTLYGTTEEGGTSSCYPTSCGTVFKLTPAGSGYTESVLYRFHYSDGGDPEAGLIADKKGALYSTTRVGGKYGFGTVFKLTPAGKGYAESTLYSFAGGKDGAFPYSGLLVDRGALYGTTSEGGTFGCSISCGTVYKLTPEGSGYTESVLYRFLGGNDGAYPAADVIAGKKGAFYGTTVNGGTGTCSGPGCGTVFKLMRTGSGYTERVLYSFLGTNDGAFPSAGLIIDKTGALYGTTEGNSARNDYGTVFKVTR, from the coding sequence ATGACGGTCGTCCCGAAGTATCGTTACGCGGTCTGTTCGCTTCTTATCCTGACATTTGCCGGTTGCGGCGCAAACCTAACCCCGGAGTCGACGATACGCGGCAGTTTACTAAATACCGTTGCGCACTATCCACTGCGTCCTCCAGTGCAGGCGTTGCCGCTCGCGCCTGCATCGGAGAGAGTACTCCACCGCTTCAAGGACGGAAGTGACGGAGCATATCCGTATGCGGGCCTGCTCGCCGACCGGGAGGGCGCGCTGTACGGCACTACCATACGGGGCGGCACGAGCAGCGCCGGCACCGTCTTCAAACTGAAGCCCGCTGGCTCGGGCTACACTGAACGCGTCGTTTACAGTTTTCTGGGTGGCAGTGATGGCCAAGAACCGTTTGCCGGGCTTATCGCCGACAATAGGGGCGCACTCTATGGCACGACGCAACTCGGCGGTTCGAGCGACGCTGGCATTGTCTTCAAACTGTCACCCGCGGGGAAGCGCTACACCGAGAGCATCCTTTATGCGTTCCTTGGTGGTAGCGATGGCGCGAGACCGATTGCGCGCCTGCTCGCCGGGATGGGGGGCACGCTGTACGGCACGACCGAGGAGGGCGGTACGAGCTCATGCTATCCGACCAGTTGCGGAACTGTCTTCAAGCTGACGCCGGCGGGCTCGGGCTACACTGAAAGCGTTCTCTACAGGTTCCACTACAGCGACGGCGGAGATCCGGAAGCCGGTCTAATCGCCGACAAGAAGGGCGCGCTCTATAGTACGACCCGTGTAGGCGGTAAGTACGGTTTCGGTACGGTGTTCAAGCTGACGCCCGCGGGGAAAGGTTACGCTGAGAGCACGCTTTACAGCTTCGCAGGTGGTAAGGACGGCGCATTTCCATATTCGGGCCTGCTCGTCGACAGAGGCGCGCTGTACGGCACGACCTCCGAGGGCGGCACCTTCGGGTGCTCGATCAGTTGTGGTACCGTGTACAAGTTGACGCCGGAGGGCTCGGGCTATACGGAAAGCGTCCTCTATCGTTTCCTCGGCGGTAACGATGGCGCATACCCTGCGGCCGATGTGATCGCCGGCAAGAAAGGCGCGTTCTACGGCACGACCGTGAACGGCGGCACGGGCACATGCTCGGGTCCAGGTTGCGGCACCGTTTTCAAGTTGATGCGCACGGGGTCGGGCTACACCGAGAGGGTCCTCTACTCATTCCTCGGCACTAACGACGGCGCATTCCCGTCGGCCGGGCTGATCATCGACAAGACAGGCGCACTCTACGGCACGACCGAGGGGAACAGTGCCCGCAATGATTACGGAACGGTCTTCAAGGTGACGCGCTGA
- a CDS encoding PQQ-binding-like beta-propeller repeat protein, with the protein MPQSNAGTPSTRLEQLTPRLAQSPARAGSVNAFPRADYGAASRSVKWLEFGFIPSGGRFNPRERILSHRNAHRLNTLWSYQPAGLGFGNSSPAMAEGVVYVGADDGNVYALNAATGAKLWSYTTGSYVESSPAVANGVVYIGSADHNVYALNAATGAKRWSYTTGSYVYSSPAVAGGVVYVGSYDDKAYALSAGTGNKRWSYATGGGVYGVAVANGVVYVSSDDNNEYALNAATGAKLWSYTTGSYVESPPAVANGVVYIGSADKNVYALNAATGAKLWSYPAGPVYSSLAVAKGVVYVSSYDGNVYALTAATGANLWSFYGASDGNSSPAVANGVLYVGSSHSCGRHCGAADLYALDAATGAQLWSYTAETYGYGCVCSSPAVANGVVYASFGLGYDNGSVKAFGL; encoded by the coding sequence TTGCCGCAATCGAACGCCGGCACTCCGTCCACGCGCTTGGAGCAACTGACACCCAGACTGGCGCAGTCGCCAGCGCGCGCGGGATCCGTTAACGCTTTCCCGCGTGCCGACTACGGCGCAGCATCGCGTTCGGTGAAGTGGTTGGAGTTCGGCTTTATCCCTTCCGGTGGCCGGTTCAACCCTCGCGAGCGCATCCTATCGCACCGCAACGCGCACCGGCTGAACACGCTGTGGTCTTACCAGCCAGCCGGCTTAGGGTTCGGGAATTCGTCGCCAGCGATGGCCGAGGGTGTGGTTTACGTCGGCGCCGACGACGGCAACGTGTACGCCCTCAACGCTGCCACGGGCGCCAAGCTCTGGTCTTACACCACAGGCAGCTACGTGGAATCGTCGCCGGCGGTGGCAAACGGGGTGGTCTACATCGGCTCCGCCGACCATAACGTCTACGCCCTCAATGCTGCCACGGGAGCCAAGCGATGGTCCTACACGACTGGCAGCTACGTGTACTCTTCGCCGGCGGTGGCCGGCGGGGTAGTCTACGTCGGCTCTTACGACGACAAGGCATACGCCCTGAGCGCCGGCACAGGGAACAAGCGGTGGTCCTACGCCACGGGCGGCGGTGTGTACGGCGTGGCAGTGGCGAACGGTGTGGTCTACGTCAGCTCCGACGACAACAACGAGTACGCCCTCAACGCCGCCACCGGGGCGAAGCTGTGGTCCTACACCACGGGCAGCTACGTGGAATCGCCGCCAGCGGTGGCAAACGGTGTGGTCTACATCGGCTCTGCCGACAAGAACGTTTACGCGCTCAACGCCGCCACGGGAGCCAAACTGTGGTCCTATCCTGCGGGACCCGTGTACTCGTCGCTAGCGGTGGCCAAGGGAGTGGTCTACGTCAGTTCCTACGACGGCAACGTATACGCCCTCACCGCCGCGACCGGGGCCAACCTGTGGTCATTCTATGGCGCCAGCGACGGGAACTCGTCCCCGGCGGTGGCCAACGGCGTGCTCTACGTCGGCTCCTCTCACTCATGCGGGCGTCACTGTGGCGCGGCAGACTTGTACGCCCTCGACGCTGCCACCGGAGCCCAGCTGTGGTCCTACACGGCCGAGACCTACGGATACGGCTGCGTGTGTTCGTCGCCGGCGGTGGCGAACGGAGTAGTCTACGCCAGCTTTGGGCTCGGTTACGATAACGGCAGCGTGAAGGCGTTCGGCCTGTGA
- a CDS encoding ASCH domain-containing protein, with product MRTLATSEHLDSLRLFWEEYARATPGIQPVYAVWTLGDGPALADELAAMVVDGSKRASAGLLRDFASQNEPLPRTGDHVILVDGQSTPRCVICITRVEVNLIRDVDERFVQKNGGGDGSIAWWLTANLRYFKRQGTRQGFAVDDRTEVVFVDFVVVWPMQPGVNG from the coding sequence ATGAGAACGCTTGCCACTTCAGAGCATTTGGATAGCCTGCGACTCTTTTGGGAGGAGTACGCTAGGGCGACGCCGGGGATTCAGCCGGTGTACGCCGTTTGGACTCTCGGGGATGGTCCAGCCCTAGCCGATGAACTGGCGGCAATGGTTGTGGATGGATCTAAACGCGCCAGTGCAGGCCTGCTGCGTGATTTTGCCTCGCAGAACGAACCGCTGCCGCGAACGGGGGACCACGTGATCCTCGTTGATGGCCAGTCGACCCCCCGCTGCGTCATTTGCATCACACGCGTCGAGGTCAATCTAATCCGCGACGTCGACGAACGCTTCGTTCAGAAGAACGGCGGCGGTGACGGCAGCATTGCCTGGTGGCTTACTGCAAACCTGCGATATTTCAAGCGGCAAGGTACACGCCAAGGATTCGCCGTGGACGACCGCACGGAGGTCGTTTTCGTCGACTTTGTCGTGGTCTGGCCGATGCAACCAGGCGTCAATGGATGA
- a CDS encoding LuxR C-terminal-related transcriptional regulator: MNNASVTGVPTAFRLTKRERQVLELLAYGLTNKEIATRLALTVRTAETYIDRVFGKLGVSSRARAVIEARRVGLLTGSFSEAGPNVEVSPNNLISPLTPLIGREKELVQIETALENRRLVTVHGTGGVGKTRLAVQVGIDLLSRYADGVWLCDFSTVDDPQFARGVVANVLGVPESQNRALSESISAALKSKRALLIFDNCEHAVAVVAELADDILHHCPNVRIMATSRQPLGIIGEFVHRVQSLSIPDSATRLDADAAIQHSAIVLFTNRAQAIQERFTLTDDTAPVVAEICRRVDGIPLGIELAAARVNHLSIEVLAEKIGRHFEILSTGDQNVLSRQRTMRAVLDWSYDHLSTAEQNFLRRLATFVGGFTLELATSIFDGALAEADIFDLLAALIDKSLVQTDFRASGVRYRLLEATRQYAKERAKEVGEFAEFANAHSLAIVKLAGRLDADWSNGMPRRAWLAQANAELGNLQAALSWAFQGGGEVAVGQQIVGSLEPLWVVSAEAEGRRWVRIALDRVTRETSGKVRAPLELIACNFGAMAGEPIMALAKSALTHYSGQRDMRNLARAQFFLGADLLRSCNFVEGEALIRQALEGARTSGMPPLTILALQGLAKARVLQGDTSTAKDLLNEAQALCKEGRPDTATAISLTLAEMEFIEGSVEAALRRALDAAAYFRDGNISTPLVYALNNASAYLIALGRFDDARTSALEALALSRELGNASQTINAIQHLVAVAAFHHENSSIPYANYIQRVARLFGFVDAGVTNREFTRDYTDRQEYDRIIEVLEGNLGREQFEMLRAEGRAWREVAALREAVAL; this comes from the coding sequence ATGAACAACGCCTCGGTCACCGGTGTTCCGACGGCCTTCCGACTCACGAAGCGGGAGCGGCAGGTTCTCGAGCTGTTGGCCTACGGCTTGACCAACAAAGAAATCGCGACCCGGTTGGCCCTGACCGTTCGCACCGCCGAGACGTACATCGATCGTGTATTCGGAAAGCTCGGGGTATCATCGCGGGCCCGGGCAGTAATCGAGGCTCGCCGCGTTGGCCTGCTCACTGGGAGCTTCTCCGAAGCCGGACCGAACGTCGAAGTCTCGCCTAATAACCTAATCTCGCCACTTACACCCCTTATCGGGCGCGAGAAGGAACTCGTCCAAATCGAAACCGCACTTGAAAACCGCCGCCTTGTAACTGTCCATGGGACAGGCGGCGTGGGAAAGACGCGACTTGCGGTGCAGGTTGGCATCGATCTCCTTAGCCGCTACGCCGACGGAGTCTGGCTCTGCGATTTTTCCACCGTCGACGACCCGCAATTCGCTCGCGGAGTGGTTGCGAATGTTCTTGGTGTCCCGGAGTCGCAAAATCGCGCACTCTCCGAATCGATCTCAGCTGCATTGAAGAGCAAGCGCGCTCTCCTCATTTTCGACAACTGCGAGCATGCCGTCGCTGTCGTAGCGGAGCTTGCTGACGATATTCTTCACCACTGTCCGAACGTACGGATCATGGCTACGTCGAGGCAGCCTCTAGGAATCATCGGAGAGTTCGTGCATCGGGTGCAATCGCTTTCGATTCCCGACAGTGCGACGCGTTTGGACGCGGACGCAGCGATTCAACACTCCGCCATTGTGCTCTTCACGAACAGAGCACAAGCGATTCAAGAGCGTTTCACGCTCACTGACGATACGGCACCCGTCGTAGCGGAGATCTGCCGGCGCGTGGATGGTATCCCACTAGGAATCGAACTCGCCGCGGCTCGCGTGAATCACCTTTCAATCGAGGTGCTCGCCGAAAAGATCGGTCGTCATTTTGAGATCCTCAGCACGGGCGATCAAAATGTGCTTTCCCGTCAACGCACGATGCGCGCCGTGTTGGACTGGAGCTACGATCACTTATCGACTGCGGAGCAAAATTTCTTGCGACGCTTGGCGACGTTCGTTGGCGGCTTCACACTCGAGCTTGCGACCAGTATCTTCGACGGCGCGCTAGCGGAGGCTGACATCTTCGACCTACTAGCGGCCCTGATTGATAAGTCACTGGTGCAAACCGACTTTCGTGCGAGTGGTGTGCGGTATCGCCTCTTGGAAGCAACACGTCAGTACGCCAAAGAGCGGGCGAAAGAGGTGGGCGAGTTCGCAGAGTTTGCCAACGCTCACAGCCTGGCAATCGTCAAGCTCGCGGGGCGATTGGACGCAGATTGGTCGAACGGTATGCCGAGACGAGCTTGGCTTGCGCAGGCTAATGCTGAGTTGGGAAACCTTCAAGCGGCCTTGTCGTGGGCGTTCCAGGGCGGCGGGGAGGTTGCGGTGGGCCAACAAATCGTTGGATCACTCGAGCCTCTCTGGGTGGTGTCAGCAGAGGCGGAGGGGCGGCGATGGGTCAGGATTGCTTTGGATCGGGTTACGCGGGAGACCTCGGGAAAGGTACGAGCGCCCCTGGAGCTCATTGCCTGTAACTTTGGCGCCATGGCTGGCGAGCCAATCATGGCGCTGGCAAAGTCAGCGCTCACACATTACAGCGGGCAAAGAGATATGCGTAACCTTGCCCGCGCTCAGTTTTTCCTGGGCGCTGATCTGCTCAGGTCGTGTAACTTCGTTGAGGGTGAGGCGCTCATCCGGCAAGCGTTAGAAGGAGCACGCACGTCAGGAATGCCTCCGCTTACGATTCTAGCCTTGCAGGGTCTTGCAAAGGCGCGAGTCCTCCAGGGGGATACGTCAACTGCGAAAGATCTGCTCAATGAAGCACAAGCGCTTTGCAAAGAGGGAAGGCCGGACACCGCAACAGCCATCTCGTTGACCCTCGCGGAAATGGAGTTTATAGAGGGATCCGTAGAAGCGGCTCTGCGTCGCGCGCTTGACGCAGCCGCATATTTTCGTGACGGGAACATCTCAACTCCGCTTGTTTACGCGCTTAATAATGCATCGGCATATCTCATTGCGCTTGGGCGGTTTGACGACGCCCGTACGTCGGCCCTCGAAGCGCTCGCCTTGAGTCGCGAACTGGGAAACGCCTCTCAGACGATCAATGCCATACAGCACTTAGTCGCAGTCGCTGCATTTCATCATGAGAATTCGTCGATTCCGTACGCGAACTACATTCAGCGGGTTGCGCGCCTCTTTGGATTTGTGGACGCGGGCGTCACGAACCGCGAATTTACGCGAGATTACACCGATCGACAAGAGTACGACAGAATCATAGAGGTCTTAGAAGGCAACCTCGGTCGCGAACAATTTGAGATGCTCCGCGCAGAGGGCCGGGCGTGGCGCGAAGTGGCCGCTCTCAGGGAGGCAGTCGCACTTTAG
- a CDS encoding PQQ-binding-like beta-propeller repeat protein: MTSGRLLRDGSANGVVYVGSGDGNVYAFGL; the protein is encoded by the coding sequence ATGACGAGCGGCCGACTTCTGAGGGATGGAAGCGCCAACGGCGTGGTCTACGTCGGCTCCGGGGACGGCAACGTGTACGCGTTCGGGCTATGA
- a CDS encoding multicopper oxidase domain-containing protein: protein MNRRHFIVTGISAGVVGGALVTDSCSSSSSGPAPIPLPPAPSGRVYELTTQYATTNMKGYRLRTRTFNGRTVGPMLHTRPGETLSVHVINRFPPNGPERPPEGEVLLPNVRDSMEAMDATIRPDVKPSRHIDPMNNPHGFNTTNLHVHGLQTVPHIFAPIGTSDPTAEMLAIRPGHDFLYHFPIPSDHPSGLHWYHPHHHGSTDVQVSGGMAGLIVVRGPIDEVPEIAAAREIFLVVQTLNVNRSKTHPDLYEREYRAYKTPAQGGYDFGTEFTMLTVNGEAAYWVHNPKGAPATFTPLGVPEYQVRPGEVLRLRFLNGMNSAPLFMALPGFETWEIGLDGINTLTAFQFDMSGSGVTEVTRQNLFTAPIGLLVEGNRFELLVRAPKTEGTYTLSSLATRDVFPSMGGKFAIARFHVSGSSVKMGIPNELPKPTREYPVIEEKDIVARRTFTFGQGPRKDLLTGFGFTINGKLYQEMECPTQPRVGTSEEWHIVNETEDLHPFHLHENSFQLRLINDKPVKPLEIWDTFGIPPKINGVNGSLTIRVRFVHWTGKTVFHCHVLPHEDTGMMQNILMM from the coding sequence ATGAATCGACGCCACTTTATCGTTACCGGCATTTCTGCTGGCGTGGTCGGGGGCGCCCTGGTTACCGACTCGTGCTCTTCCAGCTCGAGCGGTCCCGCACCGATCCCGCTTCCGCCGGCGCCGTCGGGTCGCGTTTACGAGCTCACGACGCAGTACGCGACGACGAATATGAAGGGCTACCGCCTGCGAACGCGCACGTTCAACGGTCGCACGGTCGGGCCCATGCTCCACACGCGTCCGGGCGAAACGTTGAGCGTCCACGTAATTAACCGCTTCCCGCCCAATGGGCCTGAGCGGCCGCCGGAAGGTGAGGTTTTGCTACCCAACGTGCGGGACTCCATGGAGGCCATGGACGCGACGATCCGGCCGGACGTGAAGCCGTCGCGGCACATCGACCCCATGAACAACCCACACGGATTCAACACGACGAACCTCCACGTGCACGGTCTGCAAACCGTTCCGCACATCTTCGCGCCGATCGGCACGAGCGACCCGACCGCGGAGATGCTGGCGATCCGGCCGGGCCACGACTTCCTCTATCATTTTCCGATACCGTCCGACCATCCGAGCGGGCTGCACTGGTACCATCCGCACCATCACGGCTCGACCGATGTGCAGGTCAGCGGAGGTATGGCCGGCCTGATCGTGGTCCGGGGGCCGATCGACGAAGTCCCGGAGATCGCCGCAGCGCGAGAGATCTTCCTCGTCGTCCAGACGCTCAACGTAAACCGCAGCAAGACGCATCCCGACCTCTACGAGCGCGAGTACCGCGCCTACAAGACGCCCGCGCAGGGCGGATACGATTTCGGGACCGAGTTCACGATGTTGACCGTCAACGGGGAGGCGGCGTACTGGGTCCACAACCCAAAGGGCGCACCCGCTACGTTCACGCCGCTAGGGGTGCCCGAGTACCAGGTCCGGCCCGGAGAGGTCCTTCGCCTACGGTTCCTCAACGGCATGAACAGTGCGCCGCTGTTCATGGCGCTGCCGGGATTCGAGACATGGGAGATTGGGCTCGACGGCATCAATACGCTCACAGCCTTCCAGTTCGACATGAGTGGAAGCGGCGTGACCGAGGTCACCCGCCAGAACCTCTTTACGGCGCCAATCGGGCTGTTGGTGGAAGGGAACCGGTTCGAGCTGCTCGTGAGAGCGCCGAAGACCGAAGGAACGTACACTCTATCCTCACTGGCAACGCGCGACGTTTTCCCGTCTATGGGCGGGAAGTTCGCCATCGCGCGATTCCATGTAAGCGGAAGCTCCGTAAAGATGGGCATTCCCAACGAGCTGCCCAAGCCGACCCGCGAGTATCCGGTCATCGAGGAAAAAGACATCGTCGCCCGGCGCACCTTCACTTTCGGCCAAGGTCCGCGGAAAGATTTGCTCACCGGTTTCGGTTTCACGATCAACGGCAAGCTCTATCAGGAGATGGAGTGTCCGACGCAGCCTCGAGTCGGCACGAGCGAGGAGTGGCATATCGTCAACGAAACAGAGGACTTGCATCCGTTCCATCTGCACGAGAACTCGTTTCAGCTTCGTCTCATTAACGATAAGCCGGTTAAACCACTCGAAATTTGGGACACGTTCGGGATCCCGCCGAAGATAAACGGCGTCAACGGCAGTCTAACGATACGAGTCCGCTTCGTTCACTGGACCGGCAAAACGGTCTTTCATTGCCACGTTCTGCCGCACGAAGATACCGGCATGATGCAAAATATCCTGATGATGTAG